The sequence GAGATGTTCGCGTTCAGATACGCCACCGCGGGGATGCGGTTGTTGGCGACGAACACGTTGGGCTGCTTGGTATAGTGCATCACGCCGATGAAGCGGACGTCGGCGCCGAAGCTCAGCGGCCCCTCGGTCAGCTGCGCCGAGGCGGTGAACTTGTGGCGCGGCACGCCCGATCCACCGCCCGCGACCGTTCCGTCGAGGCGCAGCGGCGCGGCGATCGCCGACGCGCGGCTGGTCAGGTTCGGCGTGAAGTTACCGATGAAGCGCAGGTCCAGCCGCGATGTCTCGCCGTTGAAGATATGCCCCATCGGCATGCGATAATTGAGTTCATAATCGAAGCCGTAGGTGGTGAGCGCCGCCTGGTTGAACGGCACCTGCGCGATGCTGGTCGGGAAGTTCGCCGCCGACCGGTCGGAATAAGGCAGCGGCCGCAGGATATACTGGCACAGCGGATCGGTGCCGCCTGAATCCTCGCACCTTTGGTTGAGATCGAGGTTCGACAGCGTCGTGATCTGGTCCTTGATCTTGATATGGTAGTAATCGAGGCTGGCGCTGAAGCCGGGGATGAATTCCGGCTGCCACACCGCGCCGAAGCTCATCGTGTCGCCGCGCTCGGGCTTCAGCAACTTGTTGCCCTGCTGCAGCGTGATCAGGTTGGTGTTGAGCCCGGTATGGACGTCGGTGAACGTGCCGCGCGTCGACGAGACGCCGGCGAACAATTCGTTCAGCGTTGGTGCGCGGATGTCGCGCGACACGGTGCCGCGGAAGCGGATCTGCTGGACGGGCGTCCAGCTGAAGCCGCCCTTCCATGCCCAGATGCCGCCCGACACGCTGTAATTGGTGTAGCGCGCGGCGCCGTTCAGATCGAGCGCCTGGAAGAAGGGCTTGTCGCGCAGGATCGGTATCGCGATCTCGCCATAGCCTTCCTTGACGTTCTGCGTGCCGTGCGACGGGCCCTGGTTGGTCGAATTGTAGGTGAGGTTATACGTGCCGGCATAGGTGCGCAGCCCGGTCAGGTCGATCGGCTTGGACGGATCGTTGTTGCTCGTCATGTTGAGATATTGGTGCCGATATTCGGCGCCCAGCGCGATGTTGACCGGGCCGGCGGGCAGATCGAACACCGCGCCGGAGACGTTGGCGGCGAAGTCCGACTGGCGCGATTTGACCTGGAACTTCGAATCCTCCTGGAAATAATTGTACGAGGCCTGCGACGGCGAGCCGTTGCCGAACGGATTCCACGGCACGCAGCCCGGATAGAGGCCGGGATTGGTGATCGCGGTGCGGCAGACGATCGCGCCGCTGGTCGGATCGCGCACGGCGTCGAGTGCCGCGAACCAGCGCGACTGCTGGAAATTGCCCGAATGGCGCGCCTTCAGGTCCGAATCGCCATAGGATCCGGTCACCGACCAGTTGAAGTTGGCGAGCTTGCCCTTGAGGCCGCCCAATAGGGTCAGCGCGCTATTGTCCTGATAGGCACGCTTGGGCGTCTGATCGGCCTCGACGCGGCTGGCGACGAAACTCGCCACGCCCTGCTGCTGCATCGCCTGGCTGATGGCGGTCGGCAGGAAGGCGTTGTCCGAGAAGATCTGGAACGACTGGAACTGCGTGCCCGCACCCACCGTGACGAACTGGGTCTTCGAATCGCTATAGCTGCCCTGGAAGAAGCCGGTGATGCCGCCGCCGAAATCATAGTCGGCGCGCGCGAAGCCCTGCTTGGTCGCCAGACGGCTGGTGAGCGTCGTGCCGAACGTCACGGCGGTGTCGGCGCCGCCGACGTTGAAGTTCGGCGTCCCGGTCAACGTCCCGAGATCGGCCTTGTGGAAGCCGCCGCCCTGATCGAAGGTATAGCCGTTGAACGAGAACGGCGTGCTGCCGCTGAACGTCTGCGTCGCCTGGGCGAGGTTGCGGCCCGAATTGATCAGCAGGCCGTAGGTGCCGTTGGCGAGGCGCACGTTGTAGACCGGCGTGTAGGGGTTGGCCGCGCACGAACCGGTCGGGCATGGGCGCGCCGCATTGGCGCCGACATCGACCCAGCCGCCGGTATAATTGCCGCCATAGGGGCGCTCGCCATTGTTGGCGATGCCGGGCTGGAAGAAATAGTCGAAGCTGGCTTCCAGATGCAGGCGGTTGTCGAGCAGGCTCTTGCCGACGGCGATGTTGGCCTTGACCTGATGATCGTCCCAGCGGGCCGACTTGCCGTATTGCACCGATCCCTTGATGCCCTCGAACTT is a genomic window of Sphingomonas nostoxanthinifaciens containing:
- a CDS encoding TonB-dependent receptor plug domain-containing protein; translation: MTRATMTRACLMVGAAGWVTGIAQAQTVAIPAGEPATTAVTAPASDASAAQVSPIGGQATAPSASAAVDSEAVSDIVVTGSRIVANGYKAPTPVTVVSTTELLKKAPESIAAGLATLPQFFQSSGANVTSSQARETRAGNYLNLRALGEIETLVLLDGQRLPPTSYAGTVDANIIPQALIQRVDVVTGGASAAYGSDAVAGVVNFVLDTKFEGIKGSVQYGKSARWDDHQVKANIAVGKSLLDNRLHLEASFDYFFQPGIANNGERPYGGNYTGGWVDVGANAARPCPTGSCAANPYTPVYNVRLANGTYGLLINSGRNLAQATQTFSGSTPFSFNGYTFDQGGGFHKADLGTLTGTPNFNVGGADTAVTFGTTLTSRLATKQGFARADYDFGGGITGFFQGSYSDSKTQFVTVGAGTQFQSFQIFSDNAFLPTAISQAMQQQGVASFVASRVEADQTPKRAYQDNSALTLLGGLKGKLANFNWSVTGSYGDSDLKARHSGNFQQSRWFAALDAVRDPTSGAIVCRTAITNPGLYPGCVPWNPFGNGSPSQASYNYFQEDSKFQVKSRQSDFAANVSGAVFDLPAGPVNIALGAEYRHQYLNMTSNNDPSKPIDLTGLRTYAGTYNLTYNSTNQGPSHGTQNVKEGYGEIAIPILRDKPFFQALDLNGAARYTNYSVSGGIWAWKGGFSWTPVQQIRFRGTVSRDIRAPTLNELFAGVSSTRGTFTDVHTGLNTNLITLQQGNKLLKPERGDTMSFGAVWQPEFIPGFSASLDYYHIKIKDQITTLSNLDLNQRCEDSGGTDPLCQYILRPLPYSDRSAANFPTSIAQVPFNQAALTTYGFDYELNYRMPMGHIFNGETSRLDLRFIGNFTPNLTSRASAIAAPLRLDGTVAGGGSGVPRHKFTASAQLTEGPLSFGADVRFIGVMHYTKQPNVFVANNRIPAVAYLNANISYDIKVQGHQVTLFANGTNLTDKFVFAPQLNTQPTEFYPTYQSYYDVVGAYFVVGARFKI